A DNA window from Tachysurus vachellii isolate PV-2020 chromosome 20, HZAU_Pvac_v1, whole genome shotgun sequence contains the following coding sequences:
- the ggt1b gene encoding glutathione hydrolase 1 proenzyme, which produces MVQKSVVVSLALLLIASLATFLGVFFGYRGKPSAVNTERSYTHAAIAADAGPCSEVGRDILLKGGSAVDAAIAGLLCAGLMNAHSMGIGGGLFLTIYNATTGKVETIDARETAPSNSSRDMFGNSTDLSRKGGLSIAVPGEIRGYELAYQRHGKLAWKDLFTPSIELAKKGFPVGKALGGAIYSKRNMIRNDKTLCSVFCNTNGDILKENDTITFLKLADTYQQIAEKGADAFYNGSIAENLVTDIRNAGGIITMEDLLNYTPLLNENPLKVQLREFTMFVPNAPSSGPILTLILNILSGYNFKSDSVSNTQEKILTYHRIVEAFKFAYAKRSVLGDPKFLNISDFIQNITTKSFADSIRQKITDITTHNESYYKPEYFLPENHGTSHISVVDADGNAVAATSTINQFFGSMVMSPSTGVLLNNEMDDFSSPLITNGFGVPPSPNNFIVPHKRPMSSMCPAILFDKNNKVKLVVGGSGGTKITTAVALVILNSLFFNYDLKKAVSDPRIHHQLSPDFIILEPDFDTAVIEGLIKKNHLIEMLTSTGAVVQAILQEGNRLYAESDPRKGGYSAGY; this is translated from the exons ATGGTGCAGAAGTCAGTGGTGGTGAGTTTGGCGTTGCTGCTAATTGCTTCCCTTGCTACATTTTTAGGTGTGTTTTTTGGATATAGGggtaaaccttcagctgtcaaCACTGAGAGATCCTACACACACGCGGCCATAGCAGCAGACGCTGGGCCGTGCTCGGAAGTTGGCAG agacaTTCTCCTAAAGGGAGGTTCTGCTGTAGATGCAGCAATTGCTGGACTGTTGTGTGCAGGTTTGATGAATGCTCACAGTATGGGTATTGGAGGAGGCCTGTTCCTTACCATCTACAACGCTACAAcag GAAAAGTGGAAACGATTGATGCGCGTGAGACAGCACCATCTAACTCCTCTCGGGACATGTTCGGGAACAGCACTGATCTTTCACGGAAGG GCGGCCTTTCTATTGCTGTTCCTGGAGAAATTCGAGGATATGAACTGGCTTATCAGCGTCATGGGAAACTGGCCTGGAAAGATCTATTCACACCAAGCATCGAACTTGCAAAGAAGGGATTTCCTGTGGGTAAAGCTCTTGGTGGAGCTATTTACAGCAAGAGAAACATGATCCGGAATGACAAAACTTTATG TTCTGTGTTCTGTAACACAAACGGAGATATCCTAAAGGAAAATGACACAATCACCTTCCTTAAGTTGGCGGATACGTATCAGCAGATTGCAGAGAAAGGGGCAGATGCTTTTTACAATGGCTCGATCGCAGAAAATCTTGTAACAGACATCAGGAATGCAG gtgGTATCATAACTATGGAAGATTTATTGAATTACACTCCACTATTGAATGAAAATCCTTTGAAAGTACAACTGAGGGAATTTACAATGTTTGTGCCAAATGCTCCATCCAGTGGCCCCATTCTCACCCTCATCCTCAACATACTGAGCG GATATAACTTTAAATCAGACAGCGTTTCCAACACTCAGGAGAAAATACTCACATATCATCGTATAGTGGAAGCTTTCAAATTTGCATATGCTAAACGCAGTGTTTTGGGAGACCCCAAATTTCTTAACATCAGTGAT TTTATACAGAACATCACAACTAAAAGCTTTGCTGATTCGATTCGGCAGAAAATCACAGATATCACGACACATAATGAAAGTTATTACAAACCTGAATATTTTCTTCCGGAAAATCATGGAACTTCTCATATTTCTGTAGTGGATGCAGATGGAAATGCAGTTGCTGCCACCAGCACCATTAATCAATT tTTTGGCTCCATGGTCATGTCCCCATCAACTGGAGTGTTGCTGAATAATGAGATGGACGATTTCAGTTCTCCTCTCATAACTAATGGATTCGGTGTTCCACCTTCACCTAATAACTTCATCGTACCAC ATAAGCGTCCCATGTCGTCTATGTGTCCTGCTATTCTgtttgataaaaataataaagttaaacTGGTGGTTGGTGGCTCAGGAGGGACAAAAATAACAACAGCTGTTGCTTTG GTCATTTTAAATTCACTGTTCTTCAACTACGATCTGAAGAAAGCTGTTTCTGATCCCCGAATTCATCATCAGCTCAGTCCAGACTTCATTATATTAGAGCCAGACTTTGATACG GCCGTAATAGAGGGACTTATTAAGAAGAATCACCTGATTGAGATGTTGACATCAACGGGCGCCGTCGTTCAGGCGATCCTGCAAGAGGGAAACCGTCTATACGCCGAATCCGATCCTCGAAAGGGAGGATACTCTGCAGGATACTAA